A genomic region of Catalinimonas niigatensis contains the following coding sequences:
- a CDS encoding SLC13 family permease has protein sequence MLSIIWQQIIVLGSICVLFVCIYKEWVRPSLGFLLTVLSFVALDILTPEEMISGFSNQSIGSVVLLILISAALRKNFQIEAVIESIYKLGRKNLVLSYRSFLLRMMIQVAIFSSFINNTPIVAIMTPYVFNWGKRHNVSPSKLLIPLSYATIMGGMLTVIGTSTTLVLTGFMMDYEIGFLNTVDLLCIGGAVCLTGILMISTVGYRLLPDHKNILESFSKNKREYLVETVLDNNSPMRGKTIVEAGLRSLKGVYLVEIIRANDTLSPVEPTEKIEQADVLIFAGDTENIVELLSNGRGLILPKPADTRNEDKVNVIEAVVGTNSSLVGRTPKEMEFRKRYDAAIVAIHRNGERLSGKIGNIQLSQGDLLLLYAGKHFKDRVDLYRDIFIVSQVKEFLRPNRKKVTSFLIVALSAIAMVVFGYFTLFVSLLIIFTIMIALKMISIQDIKNEIDLNMVSILVFSLALGQAMVKTGSGDLLADGILDLTQDSGPLVILASLLVITTLLTSFITNVGAISITFPLAYAISNSLGVDGMPFYLGIAYAASAAFLTPIGYQTNLIVYGPGGYTFRDFLKIGLPVSIVYLLTVLFMIRWLYADMF, from the coding sequence ATGCTATCTATTATCTGGCAACAAATTATTGTATTAGGAAGTATTTGTGTTCTATTTGTCTGCATTTACAAAGAATGGGTAAGGCCTTCCTTAGGATTTCTGCTTACTGTTTTAAGCTTCGTAGCGCTTGACATCCTTACGCCTGAGGAAATGATTTCAGGCTTTTCCAATCAGTCTATCGGAAGCGTAGTATTATTAATATTAATCAGTGCAGCACTTCGGAAAAACTTTCAAATTGAAGCAGTGATTGAGAGCATTTACAAATTAGGTCGGAAGAATTTAGTACTTAGCTATCGCTCTTTTCTGCTCAGAATGATGATCCAGGTAGCCATATTTTCTTCATTTATCAATAATACACCCATTGTAGCCATTATGACTCCCTATGTCTTTAATTGGGGAAAACGGCATAATGTATCGCCATCCAAACTGCTGATCCCTCTATCATATGCCACTATCATGGGAGGTATGCTTACAGTTATTGGTACTTCTACCACTTTGGTGCTTACTGGCTTTATGATGGATTATGAAATTGGGTTTCTTAATACAGTAGATTTACTCTGCATAGGAGGGGCTGTTTGTTTGACTGGTATCCTAATGATCAGTACGGTAGGATATAGGCTTTTACCTGATCATAAGAATATTTTGGAGAGTTTTAGTAAAAACAAACGGGAGTATCTGGTTGAGACTGTGCTTGATAACAATTCTCCTATGAGAGGTAAAACGATTGTAGAAGCAGGTCTAAGAAGCTTAAAAGGAGTATACCTGGTTGAGATTATTCGTGCTAATGATACTTTGTCTCCTGTTGAACCTACAGAAAAAATTGAACAGGCAGATGTGCTTATTTTCGCAGGAGATACAGAAAATATTGTTGAGCTTTTGAGCAACGGAAGAGGTTTAATATTACCTAAGCCCGCGGATACTCGTAATGAAGACAAAGTCAATGTAATTGAAGCCGTTGTAGGTACAAATTCCAGCCTGGTAGGACGTACTCCCAAGGAGATGGAGTTTCGTAAACGATACGATGCAGCAATTGTGGCTATTCACAGGAATGGTGAGCGGTTAAGCGGTAAAATCGGAAATATTCAACTGAGCCAGGGAGATTTACTTCTGTTATACGCAGGTAAACATTTCAAAGACCGGGTAGATCTTTACAGGGATATCTTTATCGTTTCCCAGGTAAAAGAATTTCTGCGGCCTAATCGGAAAAAGGTTACTTCGTTTTTAATTGTGGCCCTTAGTGCCATTGCTATGGTAGTATTTGGATACTTTACCTTATTTGTCTCCCTGCTGATTATTTTCACCATTATGATCGCTCTCAAAATGATATCTATCCAGGATATAAAAAATGAGATTGACCTCAATATGGTTTCTATTCTGGTTTTTTCACTAGCCTTAGGTCAGGCAATGGTCAAGACAGGTAGCGGTGATTTGCTTGCAGATGGGATTCTTGACTTGACCCAGGATTCAGGTCCGCTGGTTATCCTGGCCAGTCTTTTAGTGATTACTACGCTGCTCACTTCTTTTATTACCAATGTAGGCGCTATTTCTATTACTTTTCCTCTGGCCTATGCTATTAGTAATAGCCTGGGGGTAGATGGTATGCCCTTTTATTTAGGCATTGCCTATGCAGCTTCCGCAGCTTTTCTTACGCCTATTGGATATCAGACTAACCTGATCGTGTATGGTCCGGGCGGGTACACTTTCCGGGATTTTTTGAAAATAGGGTTACCGGTAAGTATTGTTTACTTACTCACAGTACTCTTTATGATCAGGTGGCTATATGCGGATATGTTTTAA
- a CDS encoding ExbD/TolR family protein produces the protein MSKFKKKTATSQDIPTSALPDIIFMLLFFFMVTTVMRETDLMVMQRIPQAEQLSKLQKKSLVSYIYIGQPKETERFGTEPRIQVNDVLIDPTGIVLFVNQEKDKLSEAEREQITMAMKVDREARMGIVSDVQQELRNANALKVLYTTTPESPVQL, from the coding sequence ATGTCAAAATTCAAGAAAAAAACCGCCACTAGTCAGGATATCCCGACTTCAGCATTGCCGGATATCATTTTCATGCTGTTGTTCTTTTTTATGGTAACTACCGTAATGAGAGAGACAGATTTAATGGTAATGCAGCGAATTCCACAGGCTGAACAGTTGAGTAAGCTACAGAAAAAATCATTGGTGAGCTATATTTATATTGGTCAGCCTAAAGAGACAGAACGTTTTGGTACTGAACCCAGGATACAAGTCAATGATGTGCTTATTGATCCTACAGGAATTGTCCTGTTTGTAAACCAGGAAAAGGATAAACTGAGCGAAGCCGAAAGAGAGCAGATTACTATGGCAATGAAGGTAGACCGGGAAGCCAGAATGGGCATCGTTTCCGATGTGCAACAGGAACTAAGAAATGCAAATGCATTGAAAGTCTTGTACACTACGACACCTGAATCACCTGTTCAGTTGTAA
- a CDS encoding TatD family hydrolase, whose product MMTFIDTHAHIYDEKFKDDIKDVLDRCHEEGVEKIYMPNIDHTSIDGMMELESRYAGRCIAMMGLHPTSVKKDFEKELYRVEEWLSKRSFAAVGEIGLDYYWDTSFAGQQQEAFRIQIEWAKRYQLPIVIHTRDSFEDSIRIVEELHDNSLKGVFHCFTGSADDAIRIREVGFYVGLGGVSTFKNAKMDTVIPEIELEQIVLETDSPYLAPVPHRGKRNEPSYVPIIAHKIAEYHKTDVKTIAEKTTSNALSLFKSF is encoded by the coding sequence ATGATGACTTTTATTGATACCCACGCCCATATTTATGATGAGAAGTTTAAAGACGATATTAAAGATGTACTGGATAGATGTCATGAAGAGGGTGTAGAAAAAATTTACATGCCCAACATAGATCATACGTCTATAGATGGCATGATGGAGTTGGAAAGTCGGTATGCTGGCCGTTGCATTGCCATGATGGGACTGCATCCTACTTCCGTTAAGAAAGATTTTGAAAAAGAACTTTATCGCGTAGAAGAATGGCTGAGCAAGCGCTCCTTTGCAGCTGTAGGTGAAATCGGGCTGGATTATTATTGGGATACCAGCTTTGCCGGGCAACAACAGGAAGCTTTTAGGATACAGATTGAGTGGGCCAAGCGGTATCAATTACCTATTGTTATCCATACCCGAGATTCTTTTGAAGATAGTATCCGTATTGTAGAAGAGCTGCACGACAACAGCTTGAAAGGTGTTTTTCACTGCTTTACAGGCAGCGCGGATGATGCAATACGCATCAGGGAGGTTGGTTTTTATGTGGGGCTGGGAGGCGTATCTACTTTCAAAAATGCTAAGATGGATACGGTGATTCCTGAGATAGAGCTGGAACAAATTGTTTTGGAGACAGACAGTCCTTACCTGGCGCCGGTACCTCATAGGGGAAAAAGGAATGAACCTTCTTACGTTCCGATCATAGCCCATAAAATCGCCGAGTACCACAAAACAGATGTAAAAACCATCGCTGAAAAAACAACTTCAAACGCGCTTTCGCTTTTTAAATCATTTTAA
- a CDS encoding MotA/TolQ/ExbB proton channel family protein: MKKLFALLLVTGILTFGDSTLLLAQDQMDADTTEMAEDTAAVEEEAMEETAQIGAASPADEDLIEDMEEESFHQAVKSKFIEGDWKYMSPVLLCLILGLAIAIERIITLNMATTNTKKLLAKVEDALNTGGVEAAKDVTRNTRGPVASIFTQGLMRMSEGIDMVEKSIISYGSVEMGRLEKGLVWISLFIAIAPMLGFMGTVIGMIGAFDAIEAAGDISPSLVAGGIKIALLTTVAGLIVAIILQLFYNYCVSKIDGLVNSMEDASITLVDLLVKHKLTAGHTSARIEK, translated from the coding sequence ATGAAAAAGTTATTTGCTTTATTATTAGTAACTGGCATCCTGACCTTCGGTGATTCTACCCTACTTTTAGCTCAGGATCAGATGGACGCTGACACTACGGAAATGGCAGAAGATACCGCTGCGGTCGAAGAAGAAGCTATGGAAGAGACTGCTCAGATAGGGGCTGCGTCACCTGCTGATGAAGATCTGATAGAAGACATGGAAGAAGAATCTTTCCACCAGGCTGTCAAGTCTAAATTTATTGAAGGTGACTGGAAATATATGTCTCCGGTATTATTGTGTTTGATTCTAGGGCTGGCTATCGCTATTGAAAGAATCATTACCCTGAACATGGCTACTACCAATACCAAAAAGCTTTTGGCTAAAGTAGAAGATGCCTTAAACACCGGCGGTGTAGAAGCAGCCAAAGATGTAACCAGAAATACACGCGGCCCAGTAGCTTCTATCTTTACCCAAGGCCTGATGCGTATGTCAGAAGGTATAGACATGGTAGAAAAATCTATCATCTCTTACGGATCTGTAGAAATGGGACGTTTGGAAAAAGGATTGGTATGGATATCTCTTTTCATCGCTATTGCTCCTATGCTTGGTTTTATGGGTACTGTAATTGGTATGATCGGTGCATTTGATGCCATTGAAGCGGCCGGTGATATTTCTCCTTCTCTTGTGGCTGGTGGTATCAAGATAGCTCTTTTAACAACAGTAGCAGGTTTGATTGTTGCGATTATCCTACAATTATTCTACAACTATTGCGTTTCTAAAATTGATGGCTTGGTTAACTCTATGGAAGATGCTTCTATCACCTTGGTGGATTTGCTGGTTAAGCACAAACTTACTGCTGGCCACACTAGTGCAAGGATTGAGAAGTAG
- a CDS encoding ExbD/TolR family protein, with protein MARKKRGAAEVNAGSMADIAFLLLIFFLVTTTIASDKGLAIRLPPKPDPNEPPPEVKFNERNIFKVLVNSSDAMLVQGEPMSDAGRLKEDVKAFVLNRGRNPNLSESPDKAVVSFKTDRGTGYEKFIEVYDELKGAYYEIYAEELGITADQVRSLEAEGEPSLQERYKELRSEIPMQISIAEPSKAGGN; from the coding sequence ATGGCTAGAAAGAAAAGAGGTGCGGCAGAAGTAAATGCTGGCTCTATGGCCGACATTGCCTTCTTACTGCTTATATTTTTCCTTGTAACCACTACCATTGCATCTGACAAAGGGTTGGCGATTCGTCTCCCACCCAAACCAGACCCCAATGAGCCCCCTCCAGAAGTAAAGTTCAATGAGAGGAACATCTTTAAGGTACTGGTAAATTCTTCAGATGCCATGCTGGTACAGGGTGAACCAATGAGTGATGCTGGGCGACTTAAGGAAGATGTGAAGGCTTTTGTACTTAACAGGGGGAGGAATCCTAATTTATCCGAAAGCCCAGATAAGGCGGTAGTGTCTTTTAAGACCGACCGGGGTACCGGTTATGAGAAGTTCATTGAGGTATATGATGAACTGAAAGGTGCTTATTATGAGATTTATGCGGAAGAATTAGGAATAACTGCAGACCAGGTTCGGAGTCTTGAAGCTGAGGGCGAACCTAGCCTTCAGGAGCGTTATAAGGAACTAAGAAGCGAAATTCCTATGCAGATCTCAATCGCTGAACCTAGTAAAGCAGGAGGTAATTGA
- a CDS encoding type I restriction enzyme HsdR N-terminal domain-containing protein, translating into MVNLNLPSFAHKVQKVQGKAVIFDIVRKKYVALTPEEWVRQHLLHFLINHLAYPKALIKVEGGLKYNTLAKRTDLVIFDRHGKPLIVVECKSFKVPISQKVFEQSSLYNSTLQASYLLVSNGIEHYCCRVNHQTKSFSFLDTLPRYEEIL; encoded by the coding sequence ATGGTGAACTTAAATTTACCTTCCTTCGCTCACAAAGTACAAAAAGTACAAGGAAAAGCAGTCATTTTTGATATTGTCAGGAAGAAATACGTTGCACTCACCCCTGAAGAGTGGGTGCGCCAGCACCTGCTTCATTTTCTAATCAACCATCTGGCTTATCCGAAAGCACTTATTAAAGTAGAAGGAGGATTAAAGTACAATACCTTAGCCAAAAGGACAGATTTAGTAATCTTTGACCGACATGGAAAGCCTCTCATCGTAGTGGAATGTAAATCTTTTAAGGTACCGATTAGTCAAAAGGTATTTGAGCAATCTTCCCTTTACAATAGCACTTTACAAGCCTCTTATCTGCTGGTATCCAATGGGATAGAACACTATTGCTGCCGGGTAAACCATCAGACAAAATCATTTTCTTTTCTGGACACCTTACCCCGCTATGAAGAAATTCTATAA
- a CDS encoding AMP nucleosidase → MKDKKSIVKDWLPRYTGTPLDSFGEYILLTNFFNYVEMFATQFDVEIKGIGRPMQTATANNITIINFGMGSAMAATVMDLLSAVKSKAALFLGKCGGLKEKTKVGDLILPIAAIRGEGTSNDYLPPEVPALPSFRLQRAVSSMIKKHELDYWTGTIYTTNRRVWEHDKEFKKYLKKIRALGIDMETATLFTVGFINKIPHGALLLVSDLPMIAEGVKTEKSDAEVTSRFAAKHVQIGIDALLELINSGESVKHLRFE, encoded by the coding sequence ATGAAAGATAAAAAATCAATTGTTAAAGACTGGCTGCCTCGTTACACCGGTACCCCATTGGATTCATTTGGAGAGTACATTTTGCTCACTAATTTTTTTAACTATGTAGAAATGTTTGCCACACAGTTTGATGTAGAAATCAAAGGCATAGGGCGCCCTATGCAAACAGCCACTGCAAACAATATCACCATCATTAACTTTGGTATGGGCAGTGCCATGGCTGCTACTGTAATGGACTTGCTTTCAGCAGTTAAATCAAAAGCTGCTCTTTTTCTGGGTAAATGCGGAGGGCTGAAGGAAAAAACTAAAGTAGGCGACCTGATTCTGCCCATTGCAGCCATCCGCGGAGAGGGAACAAGTAATGATTATCTACCACCCGAAGTACCTGCACTACCTTCATTCCGTTTGCAAAGAGCAGTTTCCTCTATGATCAAAAAACATGAGCTGGACTATTGGACTGGCACTATTTATACGACCAACCGCAGGGTATGGGAGCATGACAAGGAATTTAAGAAGTACCTGAAAAAAATCAGAGCTTTGGGTATTGATATGGAAACTGCCACCCTTTTTACTGTGGGGTTTATCAACAAGATTCCTCATGGGGCTTTGCTGTTAGTATCAGATTTACCTATGATTGCAGAGGGAGTGAAAACAGAAAAGAGCGATGCTGAAGTAACGAGCCGTTTTGCTGCCAAACATGTGCAAATTGGTATTGATGCGCTTCTCGAGCTCATTAATTCCGGAGAGTCAGTAAAGCATCTTCGCTTTGAGTAG
- a CDS encoding asparaginase, whose protein sequence is MERQNYKIVNINTASPDKPMAAVLIIYTGGTLGMSYDERGSLMPFNFSRIVEKIPSIQGFNIHITVISFPELVDSANIRPEHWVDMAYIIHENYRRYDGFVIIHGTDTMAYSASALSYMLEGLNKPVIFTGAQLPIGSKRSDAHENFITALEIASEFRNGRPVVPEVCIYFGNLLLRGNRSSKRQSIHFDAFESENYPILGEAGVVIDYNTSAIKPYDPDRKLVYHHKLDSNVAVLKLFPGISRRVVESVLQIPDIKGVVLETFGSGNAPTDTFMLDSLSDAIDRGVIILNISQCSGGRVIQGRYQTSRSLEDIGVISGKDMTTEAAVTKMMFLLGKETKTDDVKRLLPTPICGETY, encoded by the coding sequence ATGGAAAGACAAAACTATAAAATAGTTAATATCAACACCGCCTCTCCTGACAAACCCATGGCTGCCGTACTGATCATTTACACCGGCGGTACACTGGGTATGTCTTATGACGAGCGTGGTTCTCTCATGCCATTTAACTTTTCTAGAATTGTAGAGAAGATTCCTTCTATTCAGGGGTTCAACATACATATAACGGTGATTTCATTTCCCGAGCTGGTGGATTCCGCCAATATACGTCCGGAGCACTGGGTAGACATGGCTTATATTATTCATGAAAACTATCGGCGTTACGATGGCTTTGTCATTATACATGGTACAGATACGATGGCCTACAGTGCTTCTGCTTTGAGTTATATGCTGGAAGGACTCAACAAGCCTGTGATTTTTACCGGAGCGCAGCTTCCTATTGGTTCCAAAAGGTCTGATGCCCATGAAAACTTTATTACTGCCTTGGAGATAGCCAGTGAGTTTCGGAACGGCCGACCTGTCGTTCCTGAAGTATGTATTTATTTCGGTAATTTGCTGTTAAGAGGTAACCGTAGTAGTAAGCGGCAGAGTATACATTTTGATGCTTTTGAATCAGAAAATTATCCTATACTGGGCGAGGCAGGAGTAGTGATTGATTACAATACATCAGCCATCAAACCTTATGACCCTGATCGTAAGTTGGTATACCATCATAAGCTGGACTCAAATGTAGCAGTGCTTAAGTTATTTCCCGGCATCAGCAGAAGAGTTGTAGAAAGCGTATTGCAAATCCCCGACATCAAAGGTGTGGTATTAGAAACCTTTGGTTCTGGCAATGCACCGACGGATACTTTTATGTTGGATAGTTTGTCAGATGCTATTGATAGGGGGGTTATCATTCTTAATATTTCCCAATGTAGCGGAGGCAGGGTGATTCAGGGAAGATATCAGACCAGCAGAAGCCTGGAGGATATCGGCGTCATTAGTGGCAAAGATATGACCACTGAAGCAGCAGTAACAAAAATGATGTTTCTTCTGGGCAAAGAAACAAAGACTGATGATGTAAAGCGCCTTCTTCCTACTCCTATTTGTGGAGAAACTTATTAA
- the ald gene encoding alanine dehydrogenase produces MIIGVPKEIKNNENRVGLTPAGVKELTKLGHTVKVQRSAGEGSGFTDELYETAGASLLPDIESVYGEAEMIMKVKEPIKPEYKLIKKDQLVFTYFHFASSEELTHAMIDTGAVCLAYETVELPDRSLPLLIPMSEVAGRMAIQQGAKYLEKPLKGRGILLGGVPGVKPGKVLILGGGIVGTQAAKMAAGLGADVTIMDTNLNRMRYLSDILPANVSTMMSNEYNIRAMLGQVDLIVGAVLIPGAKAPKLITRDMLKEMRPGTVLVDVAVDQGGCIETCTPTTHENPTFIIDDVVHYCVANMPGAVPYTSTIALNNATLPYAMQLANLGWEKACAQFEPLKKGLNVVKGDVVYQSVAETFDMPHVDIDKYFEKVVAGL; encoded by the coding sequence ATGATTATAGGAGTTCCTAAGGAGATTAAGAATAATGAAAATCGCGTTGGGTTGACACCTGCCGGGGTAAAAGAATTGACAAAATTAGGCCATACTGTCAAAGTACAACGCTCAGCCGGTGAAGGAAGTGGATTTACTGATGAGCTTTATGAAACGGCAGGAGCGAGTCTGTTACCTGATATTGAGTCTGTGTATGGCGAAGCGGAAATGATCATGAAGGTAAAAGAGCCTATCAAACCTGAATACAAGTTGATTAAAAAAGATCAGTTGGTTTTTACCTACTTTCATTTTGCTTCCAGTGAGGAATTGACCCACGCCATGATTGATACCGGTGCTGTTTGTCTGGCTTATGAGACTGTAGAATTACCGGATCGTAGCCTGCCCTTACTCATTCCTATGTCAGAAGTGGCTGGCCGCATGGCGATTCAGCAGGGAGCTAAATACTTGGAAAAGCCATTAAAAGGACGGGGTATTCTGCTGGGAGGAGTACCCGGAGTTAAGCCTGGCAAAGTACTCATTCTGGGTGGTGGCATTGTTGGAACCCAGGCAGCAAAAATGGCGGCAGGTCTGGGTGCGGATGTCACCATCATGGACACGAATTTGAACAGGATGCGTTATCTTTCTGATATCCTTCCGGCCAATGTTTCTACTATGATGTCCAATGAGTACAACATCAGAGCGATGCTGGGGCAGGTAGATTTGATTGTGGGAGCTGTACTGATTCCAGGTGCCAAAGCGCCCAAACTCATCACAAGAGATATGCTGAAGGAAATGAGACCCGGAACGGTGCTGGTTGATGTGGCCGTAGATCAGGGTGGTTGTATAGAGACTTGTACGCCTACTACCCACGAAAATCCAACTTTTATCATTGACGATGTAGTGCATTATTGTGTGGCCAATATGCCGGGAGCAGTTCCTTATACTTCTACCATTGCCCTCAATAATGCTACCCTGCCCTATGCGATGCAACTGGCAAACCTTGGTTGGGAAAAAGCCTGTGCTCAGTTTGAGCCCCTCAAGAAAGGTCTAAATGTAGTGAAAGGAGATGTGGTGTATCAGAGCGTAGCCGAGACTTTTGACATGCCTCATGTGGATATTGACAAATATTTTGAAAAGGTAGTTGCTGGTTTATAA
- a CDS encoding DUF4920 domain-containing protein: MRKYLIFMTMFSLPLISVMAQKTEKFGAEINEKGALQPVEFIQEMDDKIEQEVKFVGKVNEVCQMKGCWMTLDLENGEEVMVRFKDYAFFVPKNAGGKTAVVEGRAYFDEVSVETLRHYAEDAGKSQEEIEAITKPEMRLSFVADGVILREE, from the coding sequence ATGCGTAAATATTTAATCTTCATGACGATGTTCAGCCTACCCCTCATATCAGTCATGGCTCAAAAGACTGAAAAATTTGGCGCTGAGATCAATGAGAAAGGAGCGTTACAACCTGTAGAATTTATCCAGGAAATGGATGATAAGATTGAGCAGGAAGTAAAATTTGTGGGCAAAGTCAATGAAGTTTGTCAGATGAAAGGCTGCTGGATGACATTGGATCTGGAAAACGGAGAAGAAGTAATGGTAAGGTTTAAGGATTATGCTTTCTTCGTACCTAAAAACGCCGGTGGAAAGACCGCCGTAGTGGAAGGCAGAGCTTATTTTGACGAAGTTTCTGTAGAAACCCTCCGCCATTATGCTGAGGATGCCGGTAAATCTCAGGAAGAAATTGAAGCGATCACCAAGCCGGAAATGCGCCTGTCATTTGTTGCCGATGGTGTGATTTTGAGAGAGGAATAA
- a CDS encoding glycosyltransferase — protein MIETGIIFLVTLTASTILADVLLLLFWKFNFRSYWSENISEKLQKAHPEINPMPPPELKEIPKVAVLLAVRNEEALLPACLESLLSSAYPAEKLSIWIGNDASEDQTLAIAQAFQRKDARVRVVDVKVQVGQAQAKANVLAHLVQTVAQDANPPKLLLVTDADVQVQTHWVGGMVQSWQAKPKKQEIGVVTGITLVDGSTAWGQLQRIDWIFALGMVKVASDWGIPIATMGNNMMMYLPAYRATGGYEHLPFSITEDFQILHEITKQGYSFRNVVAPQVVAFTQPMTSWNELLQQRKRWMHGAVKLPLPIVSILFLQATFFPLIIFLLFYQPLLGLGLWISKGMIQSFFIMQVTRKLTLSRKYRKRLYRYLLLYDLYAAILTPLTVGIYLLPIKTSWKGRRY, from the coding sequence GTGATTGAGACAGGCATTATATTTTTAGTAACCCTGACTGCATCTACTATACTGGCTGATGTACTGTTGTTGCTGTTCTGGAAGTTCAACTTCCGTTCCTACTGGTCTGAAAATATCAGTGAGAAACTTCAAAAAGCACATCCGGAAATAAACCCAATGCCTCCTCCTGAACTTAAAGAAATACCTAAGGTGGCTGTCTTGCTGGCTGTGAGGAATGAAGAAGCCTTATTACCCGCCTGCCTGGAAAGTCTGCTCTCCTCTGCCTATCCTGCTGAGAAGTTAAGCATCTGGATAGGTAATGATGCTTCGGAAGACCAGACGCTGGCAATTGCCCAGGCTTTTCAAAGAAAAGACGCCCGTGTACGTGTCGTAGACGTCAAAGTGCAGGTAGGGCAGGCGCAAGCCAAAGCCAATGTTCTGGCGCATCTGGTACAGACTGTGGCACAAGATGCCAATCCACCCAAACTGCTGTTGGTTACAGATGCAGATGTACAAGTGCAGACACATTGGGTAGGAGGGATGGTACAAAGCTGGCAGGCTAAACCCAAAAAACAAGAAATCGGAGTAGTAACTGGTATTACACTGGTAGACGGTAGTACCGCCTGGGGTCAACTCCAGCGCATCGACTGGATATTTGCCTTGGGGATGGTAAAGGTAGCCAGTGATTGGGGCATACCTATTGCCACAATGGGGAATAATATGATGATGTATCTGCCTGCCTACCGAGCCACCGGAGGATATGAACATTTACCGTTTTCCATTACAGAAGATTTTCAGATTCTGCATGAGATTACCAAGCAAGGATACAGTTTTCGCAATGTGGTAGCCCCTCAGGTAGTAGCCTTTACGCAACCTATGACTTCATGGAATGAACTATTGCAGCAACGCAAGCGGTGGATGCATGGAGCAGTCAAACTTCCTTTGCCTATTGTAAGCATATTATTTTTACAGGCTACGTTTTTTCCGCTCATTATCTTTCTTCTTTTTTACCAACCTCTATTGGGGTTAGGCTTGTGGATAAGCAAGGGTATGATACAAAGTTTTTTTATTATGCAGGTGACGCGTAAATTAACATTAAGCAGAAAATACAGGAAAAGACTTTATCGTTACCTACTATTATATGATTTGTATGCAGCGATTTTAACCCCACTTACGGTTGGAATTTATCTACTTCCTATCAAAACAAGTTGGAAAGGAAGAAGATATTAA
- a CDS encoding DUF427 domain-containing protein: protein MKKIQPKPGQESVWDYPRPPRLEDSSKHVRVVFNGEIIADSHRTKRVLETSHPPVYYIPPEDIRMEYLKPTEHSSFCEFKGMAGYYSVEVKGKKNAQAGWYYPEPTKGFAALKGYIAFYPSKMDACYVADEQVVAQEGDFYGGWITQDIVGPFKGGAGTWGW from the coding sequence ATGAAAAAGATACAGCCTAAACCGGGACAAGAATCAGTATGGGATTATCCTCGTCCACCTCGTCTGGAAGATAGCAGTAAGCACGTGAGGGTAGTTTTCAACGGAGAAATCATTGCAGATTCTCATCGTACCAAGCGTGTGCTGGAGACCAGTCATCCGCCGGTCTATTATATTCCGCCGGAAGATATCAGGATGGAATATCTGAAACCTACTGAGCATAGTAGCTTTTGTGAGTTTAAAGGAATGGCTGGCTACTATTCCGTTGAAGTAAAAGGAAAAAAGAACGCTCAGGCTGGCTGGTACTATCCTGAACCAACTAAAGGCTTTGCTGCGTTAAAGGGATATATTGCTTTTTATCCCTCCAAAATGGATGCCTGTTATGTGGCTGATGAGCAGGTTGTAGCACAGGAAGGTGATTTTTATGGTGGCTGGATCACACAGGATATCGTGGGACCTTTTAAAGGCGGTGCAGGAACCTGGGGATGGTGA